The Ziziphus jujuba cultivar Dongzao chromosome 12, ASM3175591v1 sequence GTAACTTTGGAGGGTCTTATAGCTGAAGATCCATATCCACAATTTTCCACAGTTGAAGAGCGAGATGAAGAGACTGATGGAATTGTAGCTGAAAATGGCAGCATTGCAGGTGCAGAAGCTAAAAATGAGTCTTCTGTTGTTGCAAAGCATTCGGATGTTTCAGAAGAGGAAGGATGGATTACCATTCCATACAGTATGGCCTCGCCGTTGTAGTCTTATAGGAAACTTGTCCCTCTTGATATGATCTCATAATAAGTATGATCAAATGCTGATTTGTATACAAAGGTCTATTTCTATGTATTTATAATgcacaaaattttgatttggaaGAGGATGTAGTATTGATGGGGTATAACAATTAGTTGACTgctgaaaaaaatattacatagaTATTTAGTCAAGGTAGTCCCATGAAATCTCTATAGTCTTTTGCTGAGCCAACAATTATTTGGAACTGGGGCTCTTGGATCTAGTGCTGGAACCTCATGAGCAGTACTCTTTCTTACCACATGCCCTTAGTAGGAGTATGAATTATGCTGTGAACCAGACATCATTCCTACTTTCAGTTCTGGTTGCTGTTGGGAAAGATTCTATACCATCTCTTTGGGGAGTATAATATGCATCCTCCTTGAGTAATATCTAGAACTTAAGCTATTATAAATTTTGCACTTAGTTTCTGCATTTGACTTGCTGAAATGAGTTGTTTGCATAAATTGCGTGACATGGTTTATGGTATTCTATCTATAATTAAACGATGCTAAGTTTTGGCTATACTCAGATTAGTTTGATTGTGATCTATGAGTGATATTGGGAAGCTATTATAAATTTCATGTTTAGATTACGCACTGGCGAGCTGGAATAAGTTATTTACGTAAGCTATATAGCATGGATTTTATGATGCTATTTTCTTCTATGCATAATACTAATTATGCTCTTGCAGAGAAACTccctggtaattggaatgatgTGGCGGATATAAATTCATTACGCAGTCTGGATCGCCCCTTTGTTTTTCCTGGTAATTGTTTGTTGAGTATCATGTTTCTTTCATTCCTGAATGCATGAATTATCTTTCTATTTGGAAGGTATTGTGGTGGTTAAATGAGCTCTGGCCCTTATTTATCCAGGTGAACAGGTTCACATACTGGCTTGCTTGGCAGCATGTAAGCAGGACACTGAAATTATAACTCCATTTAAGGTTGCTGCAGTGATGAGTAAAAATGGCATAGGGAAAAGCCCAGATAAACGAAATGGAAATGTAGAAGATGATAGTAATCCACACTCCAGAAAAGAAGAAATGAGTCCAGGTGGTCAGTCTGTTCATCAGAATGGTGAAAACCTTTCAGAAGAGAATCAACACAAGAATGTTCCTACTGGAGAATCCCTTCTTAGAATGGAAGATCACAAAAGGCAGACCGAAATATTATTGGATAGATTTGAAAGGTCCCATTTTTTTGTTCGAATTGCGGAGTCAGGAGAGCCGCTTTGGTCAAAAAAGAACACTAAAAAGAAGTCTACAGAACCTTCTGTGATGGATGGCCAAAAGTCTATTGAAAATGAAACCCTGAAAACTGCAAAAGACACATCTCACATTAATGCAGTTATAGACAAAGGAAACTTTGATCCCAATCTCTCTGGTGGGGCAGCAAGAAATACTGTAAAGTGCTGCTCTCTGTCCAGTGGAGACATAGTGGTATGTCTAATAGAGCTTCTAGGTTATTGATAATAatagcttcttttcttttcttttttgttgttgttatgattattattattattattattattattattattattattattattattatactttcttgatgataaaattgcaggaagttattttttatctttgcaTATATTATACCTCCTACATTTGGAAAGTTTAAGTTTCTTTGATTCTTATTCACCAACCACCATAAAATTTGGATGGTAGATGTAAATCATTCGATATGATCTTTCTATGGGCCTGACATCTTTCTAAGATAAAAGAGTTTGAATATTCAGCTTTATAATTGGTTAGTATTtctacaatttgtttttgtttaaactTTTACCATGaaattatatgttaaaaattgTCCGATAAGATTTGCATACTTCTACAGCGctgaaattcatatttttatttgtttatgtgtTTTGGTTGGTTATCCTGTTACTTAGATATGAGAACTTTCCAGTCCGAAATGTTAATGTCCATCCCTATTGTGGTTGGGTGAACCAGTTTTTCTGACTGCTGATTCTCATGCCATTTTCTTGTTTGGAAGGGTGCAGGTGCTTTTACAGGTGAATGTTGGTGTTGATTTTTTGAATGACCCTGTCATTGAAGTTCTTCAATTTGAGAAACACCGTGAGAGAAATTTGACTTCTGAGAACCTTGAGAGTGCAAATCAGGACCCATGTGGAGAACTGTTAAAATGGTTGCTTCCTTTGGATAACACAGTCCCTTCACCTGCTCGTCCTTTATCTCCTCCTCTAAGTTCCAATTCAGGATATGGAAACACAACTTATAAATCCAGTTTTAGTGCGTCATCAGGTTCTCAGCTCTTCTCATTTGGCCATTTTAGGAGTTACTCCATGTCAGCACTACCCCAAAATACTACGCCTCCTGCTGCTCCTGTCAAAGCTGCAAGTTCTAAGCCAAGCTTCAATCTTGAAGATTGGGATCAGTATGAATCTCAAAAGATTTGGAAGACCCAAAAAGCTGGTCCTGAAGGGCTTTTATCTTTTAGAGGAGTTTCACTGGAGCGAGAAAGATTTTCAGTTTGTTGTGGATTGGAAGGAATATATATACCAGGAAAAAGGTGGAGAAGGAAACTGGAAATTATACAACCTGTAGAAATTCATTCTTTTGCTGCCGACTGTAATACAGATGACCTACTGTGTGTCCAGATAAAGGTAGCAATTATCAAGTTTCCCTTTACATATGCATATTTTATAAGTTCTTAGGTTTGTCTTTCTTGTTGCTCCATGTGTGTAGccatcatttttgtttttggcagaATATTTGTCCGGCACATGCACCAGATATTGTGGTATACATAGATGCTATAACAATTGTTTTTGAGGAGGCTTCAAAAGGTGGGCAACCATTATCATTGCCAATTGCATGTATTGAAGCAGGAGATGACCACAATTTGCCAAATCTAGCACTCAGGTTCTTCTTTAATTCTtactttttgaacttttttcccTTGTCTCTCTGTAATTTCCAACacccccccacaaaaaaaaaaaaaaaaaaaaaaaccaaaaaaaaaaaaatgagagagaaaaaagggCTACTTTTGGCGGTCGTTGTATTAATTGTTGATAGAAAAAAGTTTAGACTAACTTTGTGGGTAATCCCTTGCTGTTGAGATGAAGTCAATTTAGGACTgattaatatgaaatttgtatTCAAATAGGAATATGCCTTGCTTGTTTGAGAAATTAAGAGAATTCTTGACCTCGTAGAATGAGCTTTGCCATATACTGATAATAACTTGGATATATCAGAAagttaagaatatatattagcttaaattttttaaaatgattaataaaaatataaggcTGTTCTAGCAATATAGACATGATATTATCTAAAGCTTAGATGGGtagaaattatcatttttaaaattagtgtGGCTGTTCTAGCAATATAGACATGATATTATCTAAAGCTTAGATGGgtagaaattttcatttttaaaattagtgtGCGTCTAGTTGAAAAACGAGCAAAGCCTAGGGGCTGGCagaagaattatctcaaaactTAAATGTacagcaaaaacaaaaattggagATGTTAACATATTCACCCCCCTCACAGTTAGTTTTAAATTGCTTTCCAAAAGTTTGTTCATGAACGTAGGCATTGAATGTTGCTTTGTTGACTTTCAAAATGAAGAATTTCTGTCATGTGATTGCCAGCATTAACATTTATGTTTAGTAACTACACTCTCTCTTGGAgaaaagaaagttattattagTTTATTGATGGGTAATTTGAGTGCCGATTTGCTGCTAGCTCAATTCGTAAAAAAGTTTTCTGTCATATCATGTTTCAAAAATGGTTTCCAACTCTTAATGCTGTTACTACGATGTAAGTAAGCCGATGGCTATTAAAGAAAGCTGCAATAGCTCCTtccatgaaataaataaatccatttATGATGCTAATGCTTGTTGGACAAGGCAAATAATACTAGATGTATGGTAGAAAAGAGACCAGAGGGTTCTAAAGGGGTCAGTAGCTAGTAATCCGGTAAGTTGTGATGTAGTGAGGATTGAAAAATCTTAGTTTGTTACAATGTGAATGTCCTCAAAATTTGTTAACATCAACTATTCCAACTTAGATGGCACTTGTCAAATGCATAGAGATGAAAAAATGATTTCCTTAagtgttattattttcttatccgCTATGCTAAAAGCAAAAACTGAAAATGAGTACATTATTTTGGAGGGAAGGAACCTAAAAAGGTGCCTTTCTTAAATCGTTATTGTTTTGTCCAATAAAAAGAGGGAGGAAATTCTGGGAACAAATTGATGGGAGAAAAGCTATCTGATGCCTAAAATCAGAAAGGCAGACCATTCTTTTCTCCTTCAACCAGGTTCAGAGAATTTCTTTATTCATTGTTCTGACTGGGTCATATGACTTCTTACTCTTGAGGGGAAAAAGTAGAGTAAAGAGAGATCTCCAGATCATGCAGGTTATATTATGAAGTCAGTTAGCAGGCAATTGAAGGGCCCAAACCCAACAACCTTGTTTTAGTTATATATTGAATTGCCAAATTGTATTAAGAGTTGCCAACTGTAGTAAATGTTGTATTTGGTGCctggaaaaagacaaaaatactgAAGTTTGTGGTTAGTGTTTGAAATCTATTAAATTGTACACTAAGTACATAAAAGGTTCTATCGGGATGCCATCACAAGTTCATTAACACCTTAGAATTTGTCATGGCAGGCAGGGTGAAGAGCATTCTTTTATTCTTAAACCAGCAACATCCATGTGGAAAAACCTTAAggttaataatgaaaaaaaaacccaGCCATTGCAATCACAGGCTGGAAATGTGGCATCTAGTTTGCGTCTTCCCTCAAAGACTGTCGAAGGAAAGAGGAGTGCTTCTGGGGAGCAATATGCAATTATGGTTTCTTGTCGGTGCAACTATACAGGTGATTGGCTCCCACTTGTTATATTGTGCTATTTAAATGCCTTAAGTATTCAGTTGTTCCTTATCTTCTTGTTTGCATGTAGAGTCAAGATTGTTTTTCAAACAACCAACAAGTTGGCAACCACGTATCTCAAGGGATCTCATGATATCTGTTGCATCTGAAATATCTGGACAGCATATGTCCAATGAAGGAGCTTCTCAGCTTCCTGTTCAGGTTACAGAGAATTTCATCTCCCATATGTGCTTGTCTCTCTGTGTTTTCCTTGTTTCATGTACTTATgccattaataattattatttatctgaaCGGTATAACTTGTTAGGTGTTAACTCTTCAAGCTTCAAATTTGACTTCTCAAGATCTGACGTTGACGGTTCTTGCGCCAGCATCATTTACTTCTCCTCCCTCGGTGGTCTCGTTTAATTCTTCACCCACTTCACCAATGAGTCCATTTGTTGGTTTTCCTGAGTTTACAGGAAGATTTAGCAGTGATAAGCGTAGTACTGCAATCCAGAGGATGGGTTCAGCACCTCTTGCATCcaataaaaagaaacagaatGATAATGGCAGATCTCGGTCAGCTTCTTTTGATGAGCAGGTTTCTCCATTGTCTGATGTCCTTCCCAGTAGTGGACTGGGTTGTACGCATCTATGGCTACATAGTAGAGTTCCATTAGGGTAATTTAGAATTCCTTTTTTCTTGATACATGGTCATATCTAAATACAATTCCTTCCATTAGGATGTTCCTTCGAGGACATCCAATAAAATTGAAACTATAAATGGTTATGTTAGTTATTAAAATTTGCTCTGATCACATCAGATGTGTTCCTTCTCAATCGACGGCCACCATTAAGCTTGAGTTACTTCCGTTGACTGATGGCATAATTACACTGGACACTTTACAAATTGATGTCAAGGAAAAAGGTAAGCATCCGCCTGTTTACCTATTCATGCTTATTCATATTCTAACAAAGATAAAGGGCAGGTTGGACATTGATTGACAGGTCGATAAATGGTGGCTTGTTCTACTGCTTAAATATATGCATGATTCTTCATGGGCTACAAACCAATGAATGTAGACAATCATGTATATAGTAGTCTTTTATCATGGTTATCAACAATCTCGCCACGAATCTATGGTAGCTTTGAAAAGGAAACCTAATCTATCAAACTTCTATTGTAACATTTGATTGTAGTTTTTAGATACTGAACCAAAATTTAAAGTAGTTATAGTCAACTTAATGGTAAGTCGATCCATACTTACTGGAGCTGTATGATTATCTATAGAGTTTATACGTAGAATTACAAAGCAGGTTTGGAgcattactttttcttttcacttCCCCAAAACTTTTTGTATTTTGGATCGTCAGTCCAACAAGTCAATAATCGATTATCAACTGAAATTCTAGTGTTTTTGGCATAACAGGTCTTACCTACATCCCTGAGCACTCACTCATGATAAATGCAACTTCCAGCATATCGACAGGGATTATATAGACGAATTGATTTCAAAATGCTTCTCTCAATACATTTTACCTGGACTATGGAAGAAATTTTGAAGTGCTAATCCTTTTGTTGTCCAGTATATGGCTCTTAACGACAGGCAACAAGGTATTCTTTCCTTTTTGCTTTAGTGTGAAGTTGAAAATTCCATGTCAaagttattttagaaaatatgaccTCACATTTTGTATTGTAAACTAAGGCCTTGAAGATGTCAATTGTTATGTACCCTTTATTGGGAAAGACTGTACTCTTTGTAGATGAATCTCAAGAGTGTGAATATACTCATTTAATACTCGTGAAGTAAAGCAGAAGAATCATATAGCTTTTTCCATTAATAGATGGCGTTTGTGTGACCCAACCTTTCTCTTTTCCAATTGCAGCCTTCAAACTAAATCATAtctttttatcctttttatttttggcttatTATCCTTTTGTCTCATTGTTTGTAATGTTACCTTTTCAAGTAAGATGTCCATACTGTGATTTCTGGTCATCTTCTTGATTGGGATAACGTGGCTTTTTCCGCTGGATTTGGGTCTTTGTGGTTCATGAAAATTGTTGacacaaaaaaaagaatgaatgatTGTAAGCATATTGGCAGTGGAAAGTGAACAAATGTCTTGCTCTCGGATGAAGTTTTTAAGCAAATAGCTGTAAGTCAACCAATTTCTGTTGGAATAGTGAATTTCCAGGTCAAGTTTGCTTTGATAAAACTGGCTCAGATcaacttaaaataatttttaatttaatcaagTCATGATTGGGATCGAATTCTGACCATGCTTACCTTGgctcttttttaattaatcacctaattaattatataataattaataaattttaaattcataaaaggaaaataataatttaaacccAGGGACGAGCATATGTTGTtggaatataaattattatctaGTAAACTATCACATTTTATAATGGAAATTGTTTATAATGAGCATATTGTGATATctcaagaaatatttaaattaataagcaTGATTAATTAGCATGATGGAAGTCAATCTTTGTGTGGCACGCTGGTACTAGAAAGTCAAATGGTGGTTTCTTAAACTCACAAGCTAGCTCATAAACAAAGACTCTTTGTGATAATCGCTTTAAtctgcataaatttatatataatatataacactATCAAAGAGtataattcaccaaaaagaagGAGTATAATTCGCCATTATAGGACATCTTTCCAATCATAATGTTGCTCTGTTTACTTCGTTTTCATGAATGAAAGTTTTTGTTGTCTTTTTCTAGGGTTTATCATCTACTTACACCTCATGTTTCTTAGCATACACCAAAAACATCGTTGTCCGAAAACTataaattcaaagaaattataactttcccttttttttttgtttttgctgaaaaaaaaaagtataacttTCCTTAATTGCCTAATCCTTTGCCATTGTATGAATATAAAGTCCAAAAGGATCCCATCTTAtacatcatatattttttttcaggaaaaaaaaaaatcatattttttaaaaattttattatagtttTAAAGAGTCACTCAACAATGATGTTTGGTAAAATCATTTGTGGTACCAGCACTTTATTGGGTTGGGTATACGTACATCTTGATAACTTTAATAATTGTAACTTTTATGCTCAACTTTTACAATTAACATatgaaaaatctaataaaatgtCATTAAActacttctaattttttttttttttaggaataataacattttaccaCTTTCTGTTCTTTACCTTCCATGTTATTAAAATCTGTTATGTTGCTTTTGAATTATTACTTTCCTATCAGTTAGacctaatcatatatatattttgaaaaatgaatttgatgaaacaTATACAACCTatataactttattatttatcatatacaAATAACTCATGTAACTTTATTTAAAAGTTGTTTCAATATGCATCATTGTCCAGAAACACgaaattcaaagaaattataACTTTCCCTAATTAACTACCCCATTGCCGTTTTTTATGAAATAGAAAGTCCAAGAAAATCCAATCTTCTGCATCATatatctttattaaaaaaaaaaagagaaaagaaattataataGTTTTGAAGATTCACTCAAAATGATGTTTGTTAAAATGATTTGTGGAACCAGTACTTTATTGGGTACAtgcc is a genomic window containing:
- the LOC107428854 gene encoding uncharacterized protein LOC107428854 — protein: MNFLLRSTHHVAAEQPSLQEAPAETPQTSKPAVTLEGLIAEDPYPQFSTVEERDEETDGIVAENGSIAGAEAKNESSVVAKHSDVSEEEGWITIPYKKLPGNWNDVADINSLRSLDRPFVFPGEQVHILACLAACKQDTEIITPFKVAAVMSKNGIGKSPDKRNGNVEDDSNPHSRKEEMSPGGQSVHQNGENLSEENQHKNVPTGESLLRMEDHKRQTEILLDRFERSHFFVRIAESGEPLWSKKNTKKKSTEPSVMDGQKSIENETLKTAKDTSHINAVIDKGNFDPNLSGGAARNTVKCCSLSSGDIVVLLQVNVGVDFLNDPVIEVLQFEKHRERNLTSENLESANQDPCGELLKWLLPLDNTVPSPARPLSPPLSSNSGYGNTTYKSSFSASSGSQLFSFGHFRSYSMSALPQNTTPPAAPVKAASSKPSFNLEDWDQYESQKIWKTQKAGPEGLLSFRGVSLERERFSVCCGLEGIYIPGKRWRRKLEIIQPVEIHSFAADCNTDDLLCVQIKNICPAHAPDIVVYIDAITIVFEEASKGGQPLSLPIACIEAGDDHNLPNLALRQGEEHSFILKPATSMWKNLKVNNEKKTQPLQSQAGNVASSLRLPSKTVEGKRSASGEQYAIMVSCRCNYTESRLFFKQPTSWQPRISRDLMISVASEISGQHMSNEGASQLPVQVLTLQASNLTSQDLTLTVLAPASFTSPPSVVSFNSSPTSPMSPFVGFPEFTGRFSSDKRSTAIQRMGSAPLASNKKKQNDNGRSRSASFDEQVSPLSDVLPSSGLGCTHLWLHSRVPLGCVPSQSTATIKLELLPLTDGIITLDTLQIDVKEKGLTYIPEHSLMINATSSISTGII